The DNA region GCTCCGCTAATCTTTGGGCGGTCTTGATAGATCTAGACTGAATAACATCGATGATCTCGCGATGTTCTGCTACTAATGCTTCTGGAGTTCCATGATCCACATTACTAACGCTAATTTGTACTGCTCTTTCCATTAAATCAATGAGGTCGATCAGTTGATCACGCATTCTTGGATTACCACCTAATTCAGCTAGGAGCCGGTGGAATTTTTTGTTGTAGCCGATAAAACCATCGGACCATTGGTCTCGATGAAAGTTCTTAAATTGATCAAGCTCTTGAAGTTGCTCATCACTAGCATTACGAATGATGCGTTCCATATTGGCGCGCTCTAAGGCGGCGCGCAAATGAAACATATCGAGCATGTCGGAGATAGAGACTGGGGCTACACGATAGCCTTGGCGGGGGGTAGTGATTATTAAGCCTTCACGTTCCAGGCTAATGAGCGCATCACGTACTGGGGATTTA from Polynucleobacter sp. AP-Elch-400A-B2 includes:
- a CDS encoding GntR family transcriptional regulator, which encodes MASTTIEPIETEGRLLREQVYEALRHDILTCNLMPGAEIREAELAVRFEVSKSPVRDALISLEREGLIITTPRQGYRVAPVSISDMLDMFHLRAALERANMERIIRNASDEQLQELDQFKNFHRDQWSDGFIGYNKKFHRLLAELGGNPRMRDQLIDLIDLMERAVQISVSNVDHGTPEALVAEHREIIDVIQSRSIKTAQRLAEQHVLAAGKRVSNAVSRGMIVS